ATCCGGACGTGTTCCCGAACCTCACGGAACTGGCCGCAGACGGCAGCGGCGGCGCGATCGACAGCATCGTTCCCCCGGAGTCCAGCGCCTGCTGGCCGTCGCTGACCACCGGCGTCAACCCGGGACAGACCGGCGTCTACGGCTTCCAGGACCGCGAGGTCGGGTCGTACGATACCTACGTCCCGATGGGCCGGGACGTCCAGGCCGAGCGTCTCTGGGACCGGGTCACCGAGGACGGTCGGGACGCGACGGTACTGAACGTCCCCGTCACGTTCCCGCCCCAGCGCAACGTCCAACGGATGGTCTCGGGCTTTCTCTCGCCCGGCGTCGACAAGGCGGCCTATCCCGACGACCTGCGTGACCGTCTCCAAGAGACGGACTACCGGATCGACGTCAACGCGAAACTCGGCCACGACGACGACAAGACCGAGTTCGTCGAGGACGCCCACGAGACCGTCGAGAAGCGCTTCGAGACGTTCAAACACTACGTCCAGCAGGACGACTGGGACCTCTTTTTCGGCGTCTTCATGACCACCGACCGGGTCAACCACTTCCTGTTCAAAGACTACGTCGAGGAGACGGACAACCGGGAGGCGTTCCTGAACTTCTACAGCACAGTCGACGACTACCTGGGGAAACTCCGCGAGATGCTCCCCGACGACGTGACGATGGTCGTCGCCTCCGACCACGGGTTCACCGCTCTGGACTACGAGGTCCACTGCAACGAGTGGCTCCGCCAGGAGGGGTGGCTCGACTTCCACGACGACGACCACTCGGAACTGGGCGACATCAGCGACGACACGAAAGCGTACTCGCTCATTCCCGGTCGCTTCTACATCAACCTCGAAGGACGGGAACCGAACGGGAGCGTCCCACAGGACGAGTACGAACAGGTCCGCTCGGAACTCAAAGAGAAACTCGAAGCGCTCGAGGGCCCCGACGGGAACCCGGTCGCCGATCGCGTGGTCACCAAGGAGGACGCGTTCCGCGGCGACCACGAGGACATCGCGCCGGATCTGGTCGTCGTCCCGAACCACGGCTTCGACCTCAAGGCCGGCTTCAAAGGTTCCGAGGACGTCTTCGGCGTCGGCCCGCGAAACGGGATGCACAGTTTCGACAACGCGACCCTGCTCGTCGAGGACGACGACGCCCGCATCAACGACGCCGACCTCTACGACATCGCACCGACGGTCCTCTCGCTGATGGACCACGACTACGACCGCGGCGAGTTCGACGGGACGAGTCTCGTCTAGACGCGTCGGTCGCGGTCAGTAGATCAGGTCGTCGTCGTTCTCGACCATGTACAGCGTTCGAGCGGCGATGTTGACCGCGTGGTCGCCGACGCGCTCGATGTCACGGATCGTCAGCAAGAGCCGAGAAACGTCGGCCATCAGCTGTTCGATGTCGGTCTCGCTGGAGTCTGCGTCGATCTGGCGCTCGATGAGGTCGCGGACGACCGCCTCCGAGGCGTCCTCGCACTGTTCGTCGATGACGTCGTCGGTCTCGGCGATCGCGTAACACTGCTCGGGGTCTTCCTCGCTGTAGGCGACCATCGCGTCCTCGATCATCTCGACGACGGCCGTGCCGATATCCTGGATGTCGACCTCCGGGAACACGTCGCGCTCGGCGTCCATCGAATACTCGCCGAGGTTCGTCGCCAGGTCGCCGACCCGTTCGAGGTCGGTGATGATCTTGAACGAGGCCGCGATAAACCGGAGATCCGAAGCGACCGGTTGCTGGAGCGCCAGCAGATCGATACAGTCCTGTTCGAGATCCAGATACAGTTGGTTCACCTCGTCGTCGCCGTCGATGACCTCCCAGGCGAGCTCCTCGTCTTTCTGTTCGAGCGCGTTGAGACCGAGCCGGAAGCGTTCGAGGACGACTTCGGACATGTAGAGGACGTCCTCACGGAGGGTTTCGAGCCGCTCCTGATACGATTCGCGTGGCATGGTCGGGAGTGTGCCGGACGCGCGTATCAGCCTTTCCCTTCTCTCAATATCTCCCGATACTCCTCGACAGCGGCGCAGCGATCGGCGTGACTCTGCCAATTTTAATAGTCCCGCGTGTGCGAGTGACGCCTGTCACGGCCGATCGATCGACGAGTCCGGTCGGCACTCGCGACGAGAGCGCCGAAAACTGATGTTCCAGACAGAATCCACCGGGATCAACCCGGCCGAGCGGGGTCGTCACGCGTTATGAATACTGTCGTAAACTGGCACAAGAGCGTCGCACTGACCGGAACGGTCGTGAAGTTCCTCTCGGTAGCGATGCTCGTTCCGCTGGTAACCGCGATCGTCTACGGCGAGGACGTCGTCGTCTTCGGGATCTCGATCATCGTCGCCGTGGGCCTCGGATTCGGGCTGGAACAGCTCGACGGGGACGAAGACCTCCAGTCCCGGGAGGCGCTGCTGTTCGTCGCACTCGCGTGGTTCGTCGTCGCCGTCGTCGCCGCGGTGCCGTACGTCCTGGCCGGCTACGGGACCGAGTCGACCCTGGCGGACCCGGTCAACGCCCTCTTCGAAGCGATGTCGGGCATCTCGACGACCGGCGCGACCGTGATGGGCTCGATCAGTACCGACAGCCACTCCCACGCGCTGATGCTGTGGCGCCAACTCACCCAGTGGCTCGGCGGCATGGGGATCATCGTCCTGATGGTCGCGATCCTGCCGGAACTGTCGGTCAACGGTGCACAGCTGGTCAGCGAAGAAGCGCCCGGTCCCACCTTGGAGAAACTCACGCCCCGGATCGCCGAGACCGCCCGTATCCTCTGGCAGGCGTACTTCGCGTTCACCGTCCTGCTCGCGGTCCTGTTGTACGG
Above is a window of Haloarcula halophila DNA encoding:
- a CDS encoding alkaline phosphatase family protein, with the protein product MGLFDRLKGDDGPRVAFFGIDGVPYSLIDQHPDVFPNLTELAADGSGGAIDSIVPPESSACWPSLTTGVNPGQTGVYGFQDREVGSYDTYVPMGRDVQAERLWDRVTEDGRDATVLNVPVTFPPQRNVQRMVSGFLSPGVDKAAYPDDLRDRLQETDYRIDVNAKLGHDDDKTEFVEDAHETVEKRFETFKHYVQQDDWDLFFGVFMTTDRVNHFLFKDYVEETDNREAFLNFYSTVDDYLGKLREMLPDDVTMVVASDHGFTALDYEVHCNEWLRQEGWLDFHDDDHSELGDISDDTKAYSLIPGRFYINLEGREPNGSVPQDEYEQVRSELKEKLEALEGPDGNPVADRVVTKEDAFRGDHEDIAPDLVVVPNHGFDLKAGFKGSEDVFGVGPRNGMHSFDNATLLVEDDDARINDADLYDIAPTVLSLMDHDYDRGEFDGTSLV
- the phoU gene encoding phosphate signaling complex protein PhoU, coding for MPRESYQERLETLREDVLYMSEVVLERFRLGLNALEQKDEELAWEVIDGDDEVNQLYLDLEQDCIDLLALQQPVASDLRFIAASFKIITDLERVGDLATNLGEYSMDAERDVFPEVDIQDIGTAVVEMIEDAMVAYSEEDPEQCYAIAETDDVIDEQCEDASEAVVRDLIERQIDADSSETDIEQLMADVSRLLLTIRDIERVGDHAVNIAARTLYMVENDDDLIY